A stretch of the Thiomicrorhabdus indica genome encodes the following:
- a CDS encoding MerR family transcriptional regulator: MDTNQPLYPIREVSRITGVNSITLRAWERRYGLIEPVRTPSGHRLYTDEHIQQIQTAVSLNQQGIPISRVKTLLEKPAEIDSTETNVDASTTPQLSEGGSAFLIEPLQALNIMGLEQAFDQLLADFPDKKAYQILVQANLQFSEWTLAQQLLWQSLLSIRLKTRLRHQLRLFPKHRANRVLLVNASQQMNRVSLDLLRLYYAMNGCLTIEVQRDELGADLSVLANLLKTFEAQTLSLLTEQAMPDEPLWVDWSERYSALEMHIWWQANEPVELAAFVQNQSYALDTLFTGR, from the coding sequence ATGGATACAAATCAACCACTCTACCCCATTCGTGAAGTTTCGCGTATTACGGGTGTTAATTCGATTACTTTGCGCGCATGGGAGCGTCGTTATGGGTTGATTGAACCTGTTCGCACGCCAAGTGGTCACCGACTTTATACTGATGAGCATATTCAACAAATTCAAACGGCGGTTTCTTTAAATCAGCAAGGCATTCCGATCAGTCGTGTCAAAACGTTATTAGAAAAACCGGCTGAAATAGATTCGACAGAAACAAATGTTGATGCATCGACTACGCCACAGCTTTCTGAAGGTGGCTCTGCATTTCTCATAGAGCCATTACAGGCTCTGAATATCATGGGTCTTGAACAAGCGTTTGACCAATTGCTTGCTGATTTTCCTGATAAGAAGGCTTACCAAATTTTGGTTCAAGCAAATTTACAGTTCTCGGAATGGACTTTAGCTCAACAGTTGTTATGGCAAAGTTTGTTATCCATACGTTTAAAAACACGTTTGCGCCATCAGTTGCGGCTGTTTCCAAAACACCGTGCTAATCGTGTGTTGTTGGTCAATGCATCACAACAAATGAACAGAGTCAGTTTAGATTTGTTGCGTTTGTACTATGCCATGAACGGTTGTTTGACTATTGAAGTGCAGCGTGATGAGTTGGGTGCAGATTTGAGTGTTTTGGCGAACCTCCTGAAGACTTTTGAGGCGCAAACCTTATCGTTGTTGACAGAGCAAGCGATGCCGGATGAACCTTTATGGGTAGATTGGAGCGAGCGTTATTCAGCGCTTGAGATGCATATTTGGTGGCAGGCTAATGAACCAGTTGAGTTAGCGGCTTTTGTGCAAAATCAGAGTTATGCTTTGGATACATTATTTACCGGCCGGTAA
- a CDS encoding DUF3833 domain-containing protein → MHRKSVLLTILLMLTLSGCSVPKVQDYTHFEPKFDLFDYFAGETYAWGQFQDRSGKVIRRFQVKIQGTVSNQSGVPTLVLDERFLYDDGERQTRVWTIERLPKSHPKFEEGLDALYRGTAEDVIGEAIGKVAGNALNWKYVLNMPYKDSTIQLNFNDWMFLQQDGVLMNRANVTKWGFDVGEVTLFFTKSLPEWAQVPVRAQVPAGSDWPDIK, encoded by the coding sequence ATGCATCGTAAATCTGTTTTATTGACTATTTTGTTGATGCTGACTTTATCGGGGTGTTCCGTGCCAAAGGTTCAAGACTATACTCATTTCGAGCCTAAATTTGATTTGTTTGATTATTTTGCAGGTGAAACCTATGCTTGGGGACAGTTTCAAGATCGTTCCGGCAAAGTGATAAGACGTTTTCAGGTAAAAATTCAGGGAACAGTTTCTAATCAGTCAGGAGTACCGACTTTAGTTTTGGATGAACGCTTTTTGTATGACGATGGTGAACGTCAAACGCGCGTTTGGACGATTGAACGTTTGCCTAAATCCCATCCAAAGTTTGAAGAAGGGCTTGATGCTCTTTATCGAGGAACTGCAGAGGATGTGATTGGCGAGGCGATTGGGAAAGTCGCTGGTAATGCGTTGAATTGGAAGTATGTTTTGAATATGCCTTATAAAGATAGCACGATACAACTCAACTTTAATGATTGGATGTTTTTACAACAAGATGGCGTCTTAATGAACCGAGCAAATGTCACCAAGTGGGGATTTGATGTGGGGGAAGTGACCTTGTTTTTTACAAAATCTTTACCCGAATGGGCACAAGTACCCGTACGGGCACAAGTACCGGCCGGTAGCGATTGGCCAGACATCAAGTGA
- a CDS encoding ABC transporter substrate-binding protein gives MRSLTSSPAIIKRVPAGKKMTGLGVLFLLVFSAFLAGCTESQDPLPLKAAFASQPDNALNFIAYEKGYFKKHGLDIQVDFFPSGKRAIHDGFLKHDYDIATTAEVPFVFALDENPDLRIFASLYGADNVNRIVTRWGVGFNSIDQIAGKVIGTQKSSAVHYFFHRIYNAFEIPRSDFTLKFYPAEELPQALANGEIDAFSMREPYVSQAEALLDGEVNIFSMPGIYHQFGVAITREETLQQKNVQLERYLQALFEARNFAITNPQESIEILAEYLSISIPEARALWRPSNLQLGLHQGLINTIESEIQWRNFLTDLGLDDRKVDLEVFDLSDYVHVDVMSKVNPYAVMVVYERQKSE, from the coding sequence ATGAGGAGTCTTACGAGTTCACCGGCAATAATAAAAAGAGTACCGGCCGGTAAGAAAATGACAGGGTTAGGCGTGCTATTTTTATTGGTGTTTTCAGCCTTCTTGGCGGGGTGTACTGAGTCTCAAGATCCCTTGCCATTAAAGGCCGCGTTTGCCAGTCAGCCCGATAATGCTCTGAATTTTATCGCGTATGAAAAAGGTTACTTTAAAAAACACGGGCTAGATATTCAAGTTGATTTTTTTCCTTCTGGGAAACGGGCTATCCATGATGGTTTTCTAAAACACGACTATGATATTGCGACAACTGCTGAAGTCCCTTTTGTATTTGCCTTAGATGAAAATCCTGATTTACGAATTTTTGCGAGTCTTTATGGCGCTGACAATGTGAACCGCATTGTGACCCGGTGGGGGGTCGGTTTTAATTCGATTGACCAGATTGCAGGGAAAGTCATCGGCACACAAAAAAGCTCGGCAGTGCATTATTTTTTCCATCGAATTTACAATGCTTTTGAGATACCCCGTTCGGATTTTACGTTGAAATTTTATCCAGCAGAAGAGCTACCGCAAGCCTTAGCAAATGGTGAAATTGATGCGTTTAGCATGCGTGAGCCTTATGTCTCTCAAGCAGAGGCCTTGCTGGATGGCGAAGTGAATATTTTTTCCATGCCGGGAATTTATCATCAGTTTGGAGTGGCCATTACCCGAGAGGAAACGTTGCAACAGAAAAATGTTCAACTCGAACGTTATCTTCAAGCTTTGTTTGAGGCGAGAAATTTTGCGATTACAAACCCTCAGGAATCCATCGAAATTTTGGCGGAATATCTTTCGATATCAATTCCTGAAGCTCGCGCGCTTTGGCGACCAAGCAATTTGCAACTGGGGTTACATCAAGGGTTAATCAATACGATTGAATCAGAGATTCAATGGCGGAATTTTTTAACGGATTTAGGGTTAGATGATCGTAAAGTCGACTTGGAGGTATTTGATTTATCAGATTATGTTCATGTAGATGTGATGTCCAAAGTGAACCCTTATGCAGTGATGGTGGTCTATGAACGGCAGAAGTCTGAATAG
- a CDS encoding circadian clock KaiB family protein: MSKKIELKLFVVNPKQHEQLIQEFEKSLADNFEKDYVFEVIDVLSTPEKAMENQVFATPMLMREFPEPVQKILVDIAKLHDVFLTISNANGAEII, encoded by the coding sequence ATGAGTAAGAAAATAGAATTAAAATTATTTGTGGTGAACCCCAAACAGCATGAGCAATTGATTCAAGAATTCGAGAAAAGTCTGGCTGATAATTTTGAAAAAGACTATGTTTTTGAAGTGATTGATGTTTTGTCAACGCCAGAAAAAGCGATGGAAAATCAAGTGTTTGCAACACCAATGCTTATGCGTGAGTTTCCTGAGCCCGTGCAAAAAATTTTAGTGGATATTGCTAAATTACATGATGTGTTTTTGACCATTAGTAATGCGAATGGTGCTGAAATCATTTAG
- a CDS encoding sensor histidine kinase: MNGRSLNSIFRFWVLLISLVTVALGFVTIALYQQTQKLYQMNEFNLNLSQDTTALILLANERLVNDTGRFQKQLEDAASNLKQTLYQSRFAISEADSDLLLVYLSDIRFLLKRYHIFNNHLSKQNIQRSSYDGVMAKIYGMDAEVNRITGQAQQEFKDSAQLFMIVLGFFLLVMLVLPLMTLKKLRWQLIGALQQVSDSARRMIDHKFKKSIEETPLLEINQLVSTLNNLRTRLLKEMASREDLEVEIEARIHAETEARKLLQDLQRNQAQMVQMEKLSAMGTMVGGVAHELNNPLMGIMNYIQYSQKRCEDEKAKKMLLRAQDEVSRVQSLVKNMLIFSRSKQDVEMRVIELLPIIEQVIELFEGSFKKLGIHIDLQVPDKLRVRANEDLLKQVLVNLLGNARDAIQSEEKPVLSVVWLHEKEQEGLCIIDNGGGIPKKVQEQIFDPFFTTKPVGQGTGLGLSISKEMATTMNAELKLLSTSESGTKFILGLQKVDEG, from the coding sequence ATGAACGGCAGAAGTCTGAATAGTATTTTTCGGTTTTGGGTGTTGTTGATTAGTTTGGTAACGGTTGCGTTAGGTTTTGTAACCATCGCACTGTATCAGCAAACTCAAAAACTTTATCAGATGAATGAGTTTAATTTGAATTTGAGTCAGGATACGACGGCGTTGATTTTACTGGCCAATGAACGCTTAGTTAACGATACAGGACGGTTTCAAAAGCAACTTGAAGATGCGGCTAGCAATCTAAAGCAAACGTTATATCAATCACGGTTTGCCATCTCTGAAGCGGACAGTGATCTTTTGCTGGTGTATTTATCGGATATTCGGTTTTTATTAAAACGCTATCACATTTTTAATAACCATCTATCGAAGCAAAACATTCAGCGTTCGTCCTATGATGGAGTGATGGCAAAGATTTATGGCATGGATGCCGAAGTGAATCGAATTACTGGACAAGCACAACAAGAGTTTAAAGATAGTGCTCAGTTATTTATGATTGTTTTAGGTTTTTTCTTATTGGTGATGTTGGTGCTGCCACTAATGACTCTCAAAAAATTACGTTGGCAACTAATTGGTGCATTGCAGCAAGTTTCAGATTCTGCTCGCAGAATGATTGATCATAAATTTAAAAAATCCATTGAAGAAACGCCTTTATTGGAAATCAATCAACTGGTCTCGACCCTGAATAATTTACGTACCCGATTATTAAAAGAGATGGCAAGCAGAGAAGACTTGGAAGTGGAAATTGAAGCTAGAATCCATGCCGAGACCGAAGCGCGAAAATTGTTGCAAGATTTACAACGAAATCAAGCACAAATGGTCCAAATGGAAAAGCTTTCTGCAATGGGAACGATGGTCGGTGGTGTGGCACATGAATTGAATAACCCTTTGATGGGAATCATGAATTACATTCAATATTCGCAAAAACGCTGCGAGGATGAGAAAGCGAAGAAAATGCTCTTAAGAGCGCAAGATGAAGTCAGCCGAGTCCAGAGTTTGGTGAAAAACATGTTGATTTTTTCGCGAAGCAAGCAAGATGTTGAAATGAGAGTCATTGAGTTATTGCCAATTATTGAGCAGGTTATTGAATTATTTGAAGGCTCTTTTAAGAAACTAGGCATTCATATCGACCTTCAGGTGCCAGACAAGCTCCGAGTTCGAGCAAATGAAGATTTACTGAAGCAAGTGCTGGTCAACTTGCTTGGGAATGCTCGAGATGCGATACAAAGTGAGGAAAAACCTGTTTTGAGTGTTGTCTGGCTTCATGAGAAGGAGCAAGAAGGATTGTGCATCATTGATAATGGTGGTGGCATTCCTAAGAAGGTTCAGGAACAAATCTTCGATCCGTTTTTTACCACCAAACCGGTTGGCCAGGGAACGGGGTTGGGGTTGAGTATTTCCAAAGAAATGGCAACTACCATGAATGCTGAGCTAAAGCTTTTATCGACCTCGGAATCTGGAACGAAATTTATATTAGGGTTACAAAAAGTTGATGAGGGGTAG
- a CDS encoding response regulator transcription factor — protein sequence MTKHVFTIDDERSIRDSFVLALEDFDHLEVYEAENGLEGVKLAEQIKPDLVFIDLNMPVMNGVDAIKAIRELHPEVPIYVVTAFAKMFFEQLHALQEENIAFEVAAKPMSMDQIQTIVSTILPAG from the coding sequence ATGACTAAGCATGTATTTACCATTGATGATGAGCGCTCAATTCGAGATTCATTTGTTTTAGCGTTAGAAGATTTTGACCATCTTGAGGTTTATGAAGCGGAAAATGGCCTTGAGGGCGTGAAACTAGCCGAACAAATCAAACCCGATTTGGTGTTTATTGACTTAAATATGCCTGTCATGAATGGTGTTGATGCCATTAAAGCCATTCGTGAACTCCATCCAGAAGTTCCCATCTACGTGGTGACGGCGTTTGCCAAGATGTTTTTTGAGCAGTTACACGCGCTTCAAGAGGAAAACATTGCTTTTGAAGTAGCCGCTAAACCCATGTCTATGGATCAAATTCAAACGATTGTTTCGACAATTTTACCGGCCGGTTAA
- a CDS encoding cryptochrome/photolyase family protein, whose translation MKEKTTLVWCQRELRLQHFPALQSALQSSDKVIVAYFHDPEMAIGEANSAWLAKSLLALQTSLREQGGELIMLEGKFADCLKEALEFYRPQQVFYSFEVGTPFFGQQNQALDFCQSRKIALQPFFSEFWFDPGTIVNQQNKPYVVFTPFYKAAQKKLSMLQPLQAEPSNQIGDLGKTKVAGKFDSWTKLPPNLQEILDKPWAQKILKHWNVGETGAWSRLHHFIENHLNDYDEDRDFPALEATSLLSPHLHFGEISSRAIYFELQALKEQDPSLNIDPWVRQLVWREFARLLMWYFPNTEHSPFQTKFEQMAWDVGPQDLSVWQKGQTGIPIVDAGMRQLWETGFMHNRVRMIVASLLTKNLNQCWLEGKHWFDDTLVDADPSNNVMGWQWVAGCGVDAAPYYRLFNPLRQSERFDPDGEYIRQWVPEIKALSAKAIHAPWENLKECHIKGIALGKDYPRPIVDLSESRKEHLERVESLKQVV comes from the coding sequence ATGAAAGAGAAAACCACACTGGTTTGGTGTCAAAGAGAATTGCGACTCCAGCATTTTCCTGCGTTGCAAAGTGCACTTCAATCATCGGACAAGGTTATTGTTGCGTATTTTCATGATCCAGAGATGGCCATCGGTGAGGCTAATTCTGCTTGGCTGGCAAAAAGTTTGCTGGCTTTGCAAACCTCTTTGCGTGAGCAAGGCGGTGAATTAATCATGCTAGAGGGTAAGTTTGCAGACTGCCTTAAAGAGGCGTTGGAGTTTTATCGTCCGCAACAGGTATTTTACAGTTTTGAAGTTGGCACGCCTTTTTTTGGGCAACAAAACCAAGCATTGGATTTTTGCCAATCGCGCAAGATTGCCTTGCAACCGTTTTTTTCTGAATTCTGGTTCGATCCCGGCACAATCGTAAATCAGCAGAATAAACCCTATGTGGTGTTTACGCCATTTTATAAGGCGGCACAAAAGAAACTTTCCATGTTGCAACCCTTACAAGCCGAGCCGTCTAATCAAATTGGCGACTTAGGTAAAACCAAAGTTGCTGGCAAATTCGACTCATGGACAAAATTACCACCAAACTTGCAAGAAATTTTGGATAAGCCTTGGGCGCAAAAAATCCTTAAACACTGGAATGTCGGTGAGACGGGTGCCTGGTCACGATTGCATCATTTCATTGAAAATCATTTAAATGATTATGATGAAGATCGGGATTTTCCAGCGCTCGAAGCCACCAGTTTATTGTCACCTCATCTGCATTTTGGGGAAATTTCCAGTCGTGCAATTTACTTTGAGTTGCAAGCGTTAAAAGAACAAGACCCGAGCTTGAATATTGATCCTTGGGTCAGGCAACTGGTTTGGCGAGAATTTGCCCGATTGTTGATGTGGTATTTCCCAAATACGGAACATTCGCCATTCCAAACCAAATTTGAGCAGATGGCTTGGGATGTTGGACCTCAAGACTTGTCGGTGTGGCAAAAAGGTCAAACGGGTATTCCGATTGTGGATGCAGGAATGCGTCAACTTTGGGAAACGGGTTTTATGCATAACCGAGTGCGAATGATTGTCGCTTCATTACTGACTAAAAATTTGAACCAATGCTGGTTAGAGGGCAAGCACTGGTTTGATGACACTTTGGTTGATGCAGATCCTAGTAATAATGTCATGGGGTGGCAGTGGGTTGCTGGTTGCGGTGTGGATGCTGCGCCTTATTACCGTTTGTTCAATCCATTGCGCCAAAGCGAACGTTTTGACCCTGACGGTGAGTATATTCGCCAATGGGTGCCTGAAATTAAAGCGCTTTCAGCCAAGGCAATTCATGCCCCTTGGGAAAATTTAAAAGAGTGTCACATTAAGGGAATCGCTTTAGGCAAAGATTACCCAAGACCGATTGTTGATCTAAGCGAAAGTCGCAAGGAGCATTTGGAGAGAGTTGAATCTTTAAAGCAGGTGGTATAA
- a CDS encoding PAS domain S-box protein, with product MKDGKLRNALLLQLVENAQDGIVVAEKEGRDTILIYVNPAFEKLTGYRADEILYQDCRFLQGEDTQQESIKLIRSAIDDQAPIRTILKNYRKDGSVFWNELSVTPFYDELDEITYYIGIQKDVTEEVELRNALEAAQKRIAELESNS from the coding sequence ATGAAAGACGGCAAACTGCGAAATGCATTGCTTTTGCAACTGGTCGAAAATGCACAGGATGGAATTGTTGTGGCCGAAAAAGAAGGTCGCGATACCATTTTAATTTATGTAAACCCGGCTTTTGAGAAACTAACCGGTTACCGTGCAGATGAAATTCTTTACCAAGACTGTCGTTTTTTGCAGGGAGAAGACACTCAACAAGAATCGATTAAATTGATCCGAAGTGCGATTGACGACCAAGCTCCAATTCGAACTATTTTGAAAAACTACCGCAAAGATGGTTCGGTTTTTTGGAACGAATTAAGCGTGACGCCTTTTTATGATGAACTAGATGAAATCACCTACTACATTGGCATTCAGAAAGATGTAACCGAGGAAGTCGAGCTACGTAATGCTTTAGAAGCGGCACAAAAAAGAATTGCTGAACTGGAAAGTAACTCGTAG